Proteins encoded within one genomic window of Chitinophaga parva:
- a CDS encoding SusC/RagA family TonB-linked outer membrane protein — MRLTTFIMLVFCLHLSAKTMSQEITLSVKDAPLKEIFSVIKQQTGYLVFYKADLIAGSKPVSVSVEHKPLKDFLDEVLKDQSLVYHISDKTILLFSKAEAANTPALQGTFAMGGNLPQYVVSGIINGGGRPLAGATVMLNPLHRGVSSDQRGYFEFPALSPGKYTITVTCIGYKKLTVPVEVVNKPLSMDLVLEAAVSNVEEVVVSTGYTTKKAGEITGSIQKISGADLRMGITTSDPVSLLKGRATGLYISEQNAGDPTSSGGQIFVRGQSSIAGVGVDQANQVVMPTLNYGPLLVLDGVIMPNQNLKEIVTPQEIEDVTILKDAAATAIYGSRAAGGVIVINTKKGKDGKPRAFAEVKYGLNEPVRGSIHFLTGPELYDLQQRYFIQDYQVNNASLSASYPTLQSYLDYRLPAKDAVANSYDWQKYAFLSSNTKEVNVNASGGTDRTKYYVGASYYNEQSTGVDNGLVRKSVRLNLESKLSDRLTASVAVNAILNDGHRELFPTGTFLYQLLPWATPYNANGSLRSQLTYTQYGSEQIQANPLYDNQWNYDKPTSQLIFGSAKLSFRITDWLSLSSTNSGNLNYSKDVQYMDVRSYAGSADITAPQGWLGTMSNNLSSYLTSNQLNFHKQYGEHAVNALAAMEFGKTSNYTTSINVNHVQAGYDQISLGTQIGGAYDYSAYGIPSQKAGNVEGGQIDQAVYSLFGEAEYSYARRYTVSGSVRRDASSAFGANRRYGTFYSAGGAWMASNEAFLKNSKVISNLKLHASYGTSGSQLGDNFLTQTLYRPGTAYTYAGQQGMGISNIANTDLRWEVTKTASAGFDLGLFNKVNATVDAYTRRSDNLLQQVILDALAGFPNQWQNVASVRNTGIEVLVNADIIRNRNFSWTTNFNISYNHNSIVKVARDSLKQGFYTSESFYLHPGEDINSMKAIHYAGVDPETGKPRFEKLLFDADGHNAGHTYVNTPAEVGQASDTRQMQTVGSFQPRYYGGFANTFTYKRFALNVLITYALKYVMHDGLAEQMQRGYYMSLYNQLGLLKSQREWTQPGQTNATEPWLYYQVNTSFSGTDKYIHDASNVRLRSVRLNYSLPDDWMKRAKLAGATVYVSGDNLYTRFSRKIVTSDPEGPSVGQAQDFGESVGSNIGAPRRYVFGLQVNF; from the coding sequence ATGAGATTGACAACTTTCATTATGCTGGTTTTCTGCCTTCACCTGTCTGCAAAGACCATGTCGCAGGAAATTACCCTGTCTGTAAAAGACGCGCCGCTGAAAGAGATCTTTTCGGTGATCAAGCAACAAACCGGTTACCTGGTGTTTTATAAAGCAGACCTCATTGCAGGGAGCAAGCCGGTGTCGGTATCTGTGGAACACAAGCCCCTGAAGGATTTCCTGGATGAGGTGCTGAAGGATCAGTCGCTGGTATACCATATCTCCGACAAGACCATCCTGCTTTTCAGCAAGGCCGAAGCGGCCAATACGCCGGCGCTGCAAGGCACTTTTGCCATGGGGGGCAACCTGCCTCAGTACGTGGTGTCCGGCATTATAAACGGCGGTGGCAGGCCCCTGGCCGGTGCTACCGTGATGCTCAATCCCCTGCACCGCGGCGTATCATCCGACCAGCGGGGTTACTTTGAATTCCCGGCATTGTCGCCCGGGAAGTACACTATCACGGTGACCTGCATTGGATATAAAAAACTTACCGTGCCGGTAGAGGTGGTGAATAAACCCCTGAGCATGGACCTTGTGCTGGAAGCGGCGGTGAGCAACGTAGAGGAAGTAGTGGTGTCCACTGGTTATACCACGAAGAAAGCCGGCGAGATCACCGGTTCAATCCAGAAGATCTCCGGCGCAGACCTGCGCATGGGCATCACCACGTCCGATCCAGTGTCCCTGCTGAAAGGCCGTGCTACCGGTTTGTATATCTCTGAGCAGAACGCGGGAGACCCCACCAGCAGCGGTGGACAGATCTTTGTGCGTGGCCAGAGCAGCATAGCCGGCGTGGGGGTAGACCAGGCAAACCAGGTGGTGATGCCTACGCTGAATTATGGCCCTTTGCTGGTACTCGACGGCGTAATCATGCCCAACCAAAATCTCAAAGAAATTGTAACACCCCAGGAAATTGAAGATGTGACCATCCTCAAAGACGCTGCGGCTACTGCTATATATGGCTCTCGTGCAGCCGGCGGCGTGATCGTTATCAATACGAAAAAGGGAAAGGATGGTAAGCCCCGCGCCTTTGCGGAAGTAAAGTACGGCCTCAATGAGCCCGTACGCGGTTCCATCCATTTCCTCACCGGGCCAGAGTTATATGACCTCCAGCAACGCTACTTCATCCAGGACTACCAGGTGAATAATGCCAGCCTTTCCGCCAGCTATCCCACTTTACAATCTTACCTCGATTACCGCCTGCCTGCCAAGGATGCCGTGGCCAATTCTTATGACTGGCAGAAATACGCCTTCCTGAGCAGTAATACCAAGGAGGTCAATGTAAACGCCAGCGGCGGTACAGACCGCACCAAATATTATGTGGGCGCCTCTTACTATAACGAACAATCTACCGGTGTAGATAACGGGCTGGTAAGAAAATCCGTGCGCCTCAACCTGGAAAGCAAGCTCTCTGACCGCCTCACGGCCAGCGTAGCCGTGAATGCGATCCTCAATGATGGCCACCGGGAGTTATTCCCCACCGGTACCTTCCTGTACCAGTTGCTGCCCTGGGCCACTCCATACAATGCAAACGGTTCCCTGCGGTCACAGCTCACTTATACCCAGTATGGCAGCGAGCAAATCCAAGCCAACCCGCTGTATGATAACCAATGGAACTACGATAAGCCTACGTCACAACTGATCTTTGGCTCGGCCAAACTCTCCTTCCGCATTACTGACTGGCTTAGTCTTTCCAGCACCAACTCCGGCAATCTCAATTACAGCAAGGACGTGCAGTACATGGATGTGCGTTCTTACGCGGGCAGTGCAGACATCACTGCACCGCAAGGCTGGCTGGGCACCATGAGCAATAACCTCAGTTCCTACCTCACCTCAAACCAGCTGAATTTCCACAAGCAATACGGGGAGCATGCTGTGAATGCACTGGCAGCAATGGAGTTTGGCAAGACGAGCAACTATACCACCTCCATCAATGTAAACCATGTGCAGGCCGGCTACGACCAGATCTCACTCGGTACACAGATAGGCGGGGCATATGATTATTCTGCGTACGGTATCCCCTCCCAGAAAGCGGGTAACGTAGAAGGCGGCCAGATAGACCAGGCAGTGTATTCCCTCTTTGGTGAAGCGGAATACAGCTACGCCCGCCGCTACACGGTAAGTGGTTCTGTGCGCCGCGATGCCTCCAGCGCATTTGGGGCAAACCGCCGCTATGGTACGTTTTATTCGGCCGGTGGTGCGTGGATGGCCAGCAACGAGGCATTCCTGAAAAATTCAAAAGTCATCTCCAACCTGAAACTGCACGCCAGCTACGGGACCAGCGGTTCCCAGCTGGGCGATAACTTCCTTACACAGACCCTGTACCGCCCCGGCACGGCTTATACGTATGCCGGCCAGCAGGGGATGGGCATTTCCAATATCGCCAACACGGACCTGCGCTGGGAAGTGACAAAGACCGCCAGTGCGGGTTTTGACCTGGGCCTGTTCAATAAAGTGAATGCTACTGTGGACGCCTATACGCGCCGCTCCGATAATCTTTTGCAGCAGGTGATCCTCGATGCACTGGCGGGCTTCCCCAACCAGTGGCAGAACGTAGCCTCTGTGCGCAATACCGGCATTGAAGTTCTGGTGAATGCAGACATTATCCGCAACAGGAACTTTAGCTGGACTACCAATTTTAATATCAGCTATAATCACAACAGCATTGTGAAAGTGGCCCGTGACTCGCTGAAACAGGGCTTCTATACATCGGAAAGTTTTTACCTGCACCCGGGTGAGGACATCAACTCCATGAAAGCGATACACTATGCAGGCGTGGACCCGGAAACCGGCAAGCCCCGGTTTGAAAAGCTGCTGTTTGACGCCGATGGCCACAACGCCGGTCACACGTATGTGAACACGCCTGCAGAAGTAGGCCAGGCTTCCGATACCCGCCAGATGCAAACGGTAGGTTCTTTCCAGCCCCGCTACTACGGTGGTTTTGCGAATACGTTTACTTACAAGCGCTTTGCGTTGAATGTGCTGATCACGTATGCATTGAAGTATGTGATGCACGATGGGCTGGCGGAGCAGATGCAACGAGGTTATTACATGAGCTTGTACAACCAGTTAGGCTTACTGAAAAGCCAGCGGGAATGGACCCAACCCGGGCAAACGAATGCCACGGAACCCTGGTTGTACTACCAGGTGAACACCAGTTTCTCCGGTACGGATAAGTATATACACGATGCCTCTAACGTAAGATTGCGCAGCGTGCGGCTGAATTACAGCCTGCCGGACGACTGGATGAAACGCGCAAAACTGGCCGGTGCCACGGTATATGTAAGCGGCGACAACCTGTACACACGCTTCTCCCGCAAGATCGTGACCTCCGATCCGGAAGGCCCGTCTGTAGGCCAGGCCCAGGATTTTGGTGAATCCGTAGGTTCCAACATCGGCGCACCCCGCCGCTACGTGTTTGGTTTGCAAGTCAATTTTTAA